A region of the Kribbella sp. NBC_01245 genome:
GCGGTCTCGCCACCGTCGAGGGATTGGGTGATGCGCTCGTTTACGCGGGGTTCTCGCTTGGCGTGATGCCGGCGCAGCAGTTGGCGCAGACTCGCGCCGGGGCCAAAGGGGCGCTGCTGTTCTACTCGTGTATATCGGTCTCCGAGTTCGGTGATCGGTGGCCGGACGGGGTTCCGGTCCAGGTTCACGGCATGGCCGATGACCCGTTCTTCACCGAGGAAGGCGGCGACCTCGACGCCGCCCGCGCGCTCGTCGCGTCCACCGACCAGGCCGAGCTCTTCCTCTATCCCGGCAAGGAGCACCTGTTCGCCGACTCGTCCCTCCCCTCGTACGACGCCGAAGCGGCCGCTCTCCTGACACGACGGACCCTCGACTTCCTGGCCGCGATCCACTGAGACGTCTCCATGGTGGAGGGGTCGATGGCCCGCTGGCATGAGGAGTGCGCTGCGGCGGATGCCGTGATCGCCCGGTATGGCGACTTGTCGGACCTCGCCCCGGCAGGTCGTGGCACTGTCCGTGCGTACCTGCTGAAGGTGCTCCAGGAGTACGCGCGGCACAACGGTCACGCGGACATCATTCGCGAGCGGATCGACGGACGCCGAGGCGAATAGGCCTGCGGGGGTCTGCAGCCCCCCGAAGGCTTATTTACTTGAGGTTGGCGCTGGCGTAGACCTTCATGGCGTCGCGTAGGTACTCGACCAGGCTGTCGTTGCCGCCGCCGATGTTGTCGCGGAAGCGCTCGTCATCGACGTACATCTGAGCCAGGCCCTCGTACGCCTCCTTGGTCGGCGTCCAGAACAGGCACGTCACGTCGTAGTGCAGGTGAATCAGCTCCTGCACGCGCGGATCCGTCACCTCGGCTCCCTCCGCCAGCAAGGGCGCGAGCCCCTCGTGCACCTGGCCGTACCCCGTGCGGGCCTTCTCCGCATCGCTGTCCGACCAACCCTGCATCCGCCGGTAGCCGGCGTCGACCACGTCATCGCCCCACCGTTCCCGAGCCTCGGCCTCGTACGGGTTCTTCTCGAACCCGGCGAACACCTTCTTCGGCTCCATCTCGCCTCCATTTCGCAAACTGTCGATGGTGGAATCGACCGTGCCCACGAGCCGCTCGATCCGCCGTTGCTCGTCGATCAGCCAGTCGCGGTGCTTCACGAGTACGGCGATCGTGCTCGAGGCGTTCTGCCGTTCGAGCACATCCGCGATCGCGTCGAGGCTCAACCCGAGTTCCCTGAGCAAGAGGATCCGCTGGAGCCGCAACAACTGCTCCTGCTCGTAATACCTCCGCCCACTCGAACTCGTCCAAGCCGGCACCAGCAACCCGATCGCGTCGTAATGCCGCAACGCCCGCGACGTAACCCCCGACTCCCGAGCCACCTCC
Encoded here:
- a CDS encoding dienelactone hydrolase family protein, which codes for MAEILLFHHSQGLTDGVRAFAEELRSAGHTVHTPDLYEGHTFGTLDEGMDYARQTGFGVVNERGLATVEGLGDALVYAGFSLGVMPAQQLAQTRAGAKGALLFYSCISVSEFGDRWPDGVPVQVHGMADDPFFTEEGGDLDAARALVASTDQAELFLYPGKEHLFADSSLPSYDAEAAALLTRRTLDFLAAIH
- a CDS encoding mycothiol transferase, which produces MVEGSMARWHEECAAADAVIARYGDLSDLAPAGRGTVRAYLLKVLQEYARHNGHADIIRERIDGRRGE
- a CDS encoding MerR family transcriptional regulator; this encodes MGWSIAEVARESGVTSRALRHYDAIGLLVPAWTSSSGRRYYEQEQLLRLQRILLLRELGLSLDAIADVLERQNASSTIAVLVKHRDWLIDEQRRIERLVGTVDSTIDSLRNGGEMEPKKVFAGFEKNPYEAEARERWGDDVVDAGYRRMQGWSDSDAEKARTGYGQVHEGLAPLLAEGAEVTDPRVQELIHLHYDVTCLFWTPTKEAYEGLAQMYVDDERFRDNIGGGNDSLVEYLRDAMKVYASANLK